In the genome of Achromobacter sp. MFA1 R4, the window GGAAACGTTCGCGGCCGTGCCGTGGATCATCCGCAACGGCGGCCAGGCCTACCTGGAAGTCGGCAAGCCGAACAACGGCGGCACCAAGCTGTTCTCGATCACCGGCGACGTCGAGCGTCCCGGCAACTACGAGATCCCGCTGGGCACCCCGTTCTCGACCCTGCTGGAACTGGCGGGCGGCATGCGCGGCGGCAAGAAGCTCAAGGCCGTCATCCCCGGCGGCTCCAGCGCCCCGGTCCTGCCCGCCGACATCATGATGGCTTGCACGATGGACTATGACTCCATCGCCAAGGCCGGCTCGATGCTGGGTTCGGGCGCCGTCATCGTCATGGACGAGACGCGCTGCATGGTCAAGTCGCTGCTGCGCCTGTCTTACTTCTATTTCGAAGAAAGCTGCGGCCAGTGCACGCCGTGCCGTGAAGGCACCGGCTGGCTCTACCGCATGGTGCATCGCATCGAAAACGGTCAAGGCCGTCCGGAAGATCTGGAGCTGCTGGACAACGTGGCCGCGAACATCATGGGCCGCACCATCTGCGCCCTCGGTGACGCCGCCGCCATGCCCGTCCGTGGCTTCCTCAAGCATTTTCGCGACGAATTCGCGCACCACATCGAGCACAAGTCTTGTGTGGTCCCGCAATATCTGTAGGTCTCAGGAACAGCAATGGTTGAACTAACCGTCGACGGCAACAAGGTCGAAGTGCCCGAAGGCAGCATGGTCATGCATGCCGCCCAGAAAGTCGGGCTTTACGTGCCGCATTTCTGCTACCACAAGAAACTGTCCATCGCGGCCAACTGCCGGATGTGCCTGGTTGAAGTGGAAAAGGCGCCCAAGGCGCTGCCCGCCTGCGCCACGCCCGTGACCAACGGCATGGTCGTCCACACCTGCTCGGAGAAGGCTCGCGCCGCTCAGAAGTCGGTGATGGAATTCTTGCTCATCAATCACCCCCTCGACTGCCCGATCTGCGATCAGGGCGGCGAATGCCAGCTGCAGGATCTGGCCGTGGGCTACGGCGGATCCTCGTCGCGCTACCAGGAAGAAAAGCGCGTCGTGTTCCACAAGGACCTCGGCCCGCTCGTTTCCGCCGAGGAAATGTCCCGCTGCATCCACTGCACCCGCTGCGTGCGCTTCGGCCAGGAAATCGCCGGCGTCATGGAACTGGGCATGCTGGGCCGTGGCGAACACTCCGAGATCACCACCTTCGTGGGCCGCTCGATCGAGTCCGAACTGTCGGGCAACATGATCGACATCTGTCCGGTGGGCGCGCTGACCTCCAAGCCCTTCCGCTACAGCGCGCGCACCTGGGAACTGGCTCGCCGCCGTTCGGTCAGCCCGCACGACAGCCTGGGCGCCAACCTGGTGGTCCAGGTCAAGGGCGACCGCGTGATGCGCGTGGTGCCGTTCGAAGACGAAGCCGTCAACGAATGCTGGATCAGCGACCGCGACCGCTTCTCGTATGAAGGCCTGAACAGCGAAGACCGCCTGTCCGCCCCGATGATCAAGGGCGCCGATGGCAAGTGGCAGGAAGCCTCCTGGGCCGATGCCCTGCAGGCCGTGGCCCAGGGCCTGTCGCGCGTGCGTGACAGCTTCGGCGCCGGCCAGATCGGCGCGCTGGCCTCCGAGTACGCCACCACCGAGGAATACGCGCTGCTGGGCCGCCTGGTCCGCGCGCTGGGTTCCGAGAACATCGACTTCCGCCTGCGCCAGACCGATCCGGCCTTCGACGCCGCGCTGACTGGCGCGCCGTGGCTGGGCATGCCCATCGCCGAACTCGACAACCTGGACCGCGTCCTGGTGGTCGGCTCGTTCCTGCGCAAGGATCACCCCCTGATGGCCCAGCGCCTGCGCCAGGCCGCCAAGCGCGGCACGCAGGTCCTGATGGTCGACAGCGCCGCCGACGATCCCCTGCTGCCCGTGACCGCGCGCATCACCGTCGCGCCGTCCGAACTGGCGCGCGCGCTGGCCGAAGTGGCCGTCGCGCTGGCCCAGGCCAAGGAGCAGGCCGTGCCGGCCGAATTCGCCTCGGTCACGCCGGGCGAAAACGCCAAGCTCATCGCCGCCAGCCTCGCGTCGGGCGCCAACACCGCCGTGCTGATGGGCAACCTGGCCGTCGCCAGCGCCCAGGCCACCACGCTGGCCGCCAACGGCCGCGCCGTGGCTGACCTGGCAGGCGGCAAGTTCGGCTTCCTGACCTCGGGCGGCAACACGGTCGGCGGTTACCTCGCCGGCGCCATCCCGGGCAAGGGCGGCAAGACCGCCGCCGCCATGCTGGCCGAACCGCTCAAGGCCTACGTGGTCCTGCACGCCGAGCCGCTGCTCGACGCCGACAACGGCCAGCAGGCCATCGCCGCGCTGCGCGGCGCGCAGTTCGCCGTCGCGCTCACGCCTTACCGTTCGGCCGCGGCCGAATGGGCCGACGTGATGCTGCCGGTGTCGCCGTTCACCGAAACCTCCGGCACCTTCGTCAATGCGCAAGGTCTTGCCCAGAGCTTCAAGGGCACGGTCACGCCGTTTGGCCAGACCCGTCCGGGCTGGAAAGTCCTGCGCGTGCTGGGCAACGTCCTGCACCTGGCGGGCTTTGACGACGAGACCTCCGAGTCCGTGCGCGACGCCGTGCTGGCCGGTGGCATCGAAGGCCGTCTTTCCAACGACATCAAGGCGCCGCTGGGCCTGGGCCAGGCGCTCACCGGCCTGGAACGCGTCGCCGATGTGCCGATCTACCGTACCGACGCCATGGTGCGCCGTTCGGAACCGCTGCAGGCCTCGCCGGCTTCCAAGAAGCCCGCCGCCGCCATGAACGGCCGCACGCTCACCAGCCTGGGCCTGACGGCCGGCGTCAAGGTGCGCGTGTCGGGCGGGCAGGGCGCCGTCGAACTGGAAACCGTGCAGGATGATGCCGTGGCCGACCGCGCCGTGCGCATTTCCGCAGCCTTCGAAACTACCGCTGCCCTGGGTGGCGCATTTGGTCAAATCAGCGTGGAGCGTGCCTGATGGAATGGCTCAATGTTCTTGAAAGCCACGGTCAGGCATTGCTGGGCCCGACGGTCTGGATGGTCCTCTGGACCCTCATCAAGATCGTGGTCATTGCCGTGCCCATCATCCTGTGCGTCGCCTACCTGACGTACTGGGAACGCAAGATGATCGGCGCCATGCACGTGCGCATGGGTCCGAACCGCGTCGGTTTCAAGGGGCTGCTGCAGCCTTTCGCCGACGTGTTCAAGCTGCTGACCAAGGAAGTCGTCGTTCCCAGCCAGGCCAACAAGGTGCTGTTCATCGTGGCCCCGGTGGTCACGCTGATGCCCGCGCTGGCCGCCTGGGCGGTCGTGCCGTTCGGCCCGGACGTCGTGCTGGCCAACGTCAACGCCGGCCTGCTGTACATCATGGCCATCACGTCCATCGGCGTGTACGGCGTGATCGTCGCCGGCTGGGCCTCGAACTCCAAGTACGCGTTCCTGGGCGCGCTGCGCGCCTCGGCCCAGATGCTGTCGTATGAACTGGCCATCGGCTTCGTGCTGGTGACGGTGCTGCTGGTGTCGGGCAGCCTGAACATGTCCGAGATCGTGAACGTCCAGAACCGCGGCTGGTTTGCCGAGAAGGGCCTGACGTTCATGTCCTGGAACTGGCTGCCGCTGTTGCCGCTGTTCGTGATCTACGTGATCTCGGCCGTCGCGGAAACCAACCGCCACCCGTTCGACGTGGTGGAAGGCGAATCCGAAATCGTGGCCGGCCACATGGTCGAATACTCGGGCATGGCGTTCGCGCTGTTCTTCCTGGGCGAATACGCCAACATGATCCTGCTGTCGTGCATGGCGTCGATCATGTTCCTGGGCGGTTGGGCTTCCCCGATCGATATCGCGCCGCTGACCTGGATTCCGGGTTGGATCTGGCTGGGTCTCAAGACGTTCGTCGTGGTCTCGTTGTTCGTGTGGTTCCGGGCCTCGTTCCCGCGCTACCGCTACGACCAGATCATGCGTTTGGGTTGGAAAATCTTCATCCCGCTGACCGGCGTCTGGCTGGTCGTGGTGGCGATCTGGATGCAGACGCCCTGGAACATTTGGCGCTAAGCCGCCAAGCAGAGGCACGATATGGAAGCGATCAAGGATTTCTTCGGCAGCCTGATGCTGACCGAGTTGCTCAAGGGCATGCGCCTGACGGGCAAGTATTTCTTCAAGCGCAAGGTCACCTTGCGCTACCCCCAGGAAAAGACCCCTGCGTCGCCGCGTTTCCGCGGCCTGCACGCGCTGCGCCGCTACCCCAATGGGGAAGAGCGCTGCATCGCGTGCAAGCTGTGCGAAGCCGTGTGTCCGGCGCTGGCGATCACGATCGAGTCGGATCAGCGTGACGACGGCACCCGCCGCACGACGCGCTACGACATCGACCTGACCAAGTGCATTTTCTGCGGCTTCTGTGAGGAAAGCTGCCCCGTGGACTCCATCGTGGAAACCCATATCCACGAATACCACGGCGAAAAGCGCGGCGACCTGTATTTCACCAAAGACATGCTGCTCGCCGTGGGCGACCGCTACGAAGCCGACATCGCCCGCCGCCGGGCCGAAGACGCGCCTTACCGCTGAAGCCCAGGGTCCGATCCATGACTTTTACCACTGTCCTTTTCTACATACTGGCCGCCGTGCTGGTGATCGCGGCGTTCCGCGTGATCACCGCACGCAGCGCGGTCACCGCCGTTCTGCACCTGATCCTGGCGTTCGCCAACGCCGCCATGCTGTGGATGCTGCTGGGCGCGGAATTCCTGGCGCTGCTGCTGGTGCTGGTGTACGTGGGCGCCGTGATGGTGCTCTTCCTCTTCGTCGTGATGATGCTGGACATCCGCATGGACACCCTGCGCCAGGGCATGAAGACCTACCTGCCGCTCGGCCTGGTGATCGGCCTGGTGCTGGTGCTGGAAGTGTCCTTCGTGCTGGGCTCCATCTGGTACGGCTCCGGCCCCCAGGCGCAGCTCGCCAGCGACTACAACAACGCCCGCGCCCTGGGCGAGGCGATGTACACGCAGTACGTCTATGCCGTTGAAGTCGGCGCCGCGCTGCTGCTGGTCGGCATGGTCGCCGCGATTGCGCTGACCCTGCGCCGCCGCCGCGACGTGAAGTACAACGACCCGGTCGCCGCTGTCCGCGTGCGTTCGAAGGACCGCTTCCGCATGGTGAGCATGCCCGCCCAGAGCGAGCGCGCCCAGGCCAAGCGTGACGCTTCGAACGGCGTTGCCGCGCCCCAAGGAGAAAAAGAATGACGTTGACGCTGGCCCACTATCTGATCCTTGGCGCGATCCTGTTCGCCATCGGGATCTTCGGCATCTTCCTGAACCGCCGCAACCTGATCATTCTCCTGATGTCCATCGAGCTGGTGCTCCTGGCCGTCAACATGAACTTCGTGGCGTTCTCCAGCTGGTTCGGCGACACCGCCGGCCAGGTGTTCGTGTTCTTCATCCTGACCGTGGCCGCCGCTGAAGCGGCGATCGGCCTGGCCATCCTGGTGCTGCTGTTCCGCAACCTGAACACGATCAACGTTGACGAACTCGATCGCCTGAAGGGCTGACGGGGTATTGGAAGAAAATGTCTAGCTCACCCAATCTCTACCTGCTCATCGCGCTGGCGCCGCTGGCCGGAGCAATTCTCGCGGGCCTTTTCGGCACCGGGTTCCTTGGCCGTCCCATCGGTCGCCGCGCCTCGCACGTCATCACCATCCTGGGCGTGCTCATCTCCGCCATCGGTTCGGTGGTGGTGCTGGGCGACGTGCTGAACGGCCTGCGCTTCGACGGCGCGGTCTACACCTGGAGCCTCATCGGCCAGACCAAGCTGGAAATCGGCTTCCTGATCGATCCGCTCTCGGCCATGATGATGGTCGTGGTGACCTCCGTGTCGCTGATGGTGCACATCTACACCATCGGCTACATGGCCGACGATCCCGGCTACCAGCGCTTCTTCTCGTACATCTCGCTGTTCACGTTCTCCATGCTGATGCTGGTGATGTCGAACAACATGGTGCAGCTGTTCTTCGGCTGGGAAGCGGTGGGCCTGGTGTCGTACCTGCTGATCGGCTTCTGGTACACCCGTCCCACGGCGATCTTCGCCAACATGAAGGCGTTCCTGATCAACCGCGTCGGCGACTTCGGCTTCGTGCTGGGCATCGGCCTCTTGTTCGCCTACGCCGGCACCATGAACTACGGCGAAGTCTTCGCCCAGGCCGACAAGCTGGCCGGCATGACGCTGCCCGGTTCCGACTGGATGCTGCTGACCGTCGCATGTATTTGCCTGTTCATCGGCGCCATGGGTAAATCGGCCCAGGTTCCGCTGCACGCCTGGCTGCCCGACTCGATGGAAGGCCCGACCCCGATCTCCGCGCTGATCCACGCCGCCACCATGGTGACGGCCGGCATCTTCATGGTGGCGCGTTTCTCGCCCCTGTTCGAGCTGTCGGACACGGCGCTGTCGTTCATCATCGTGATCGGCGCCATCGGCGCGCTGTTCCTGGGCATCCTGGGCATCATCCAGAACGACATCAAGCGCGTCGTCGCGTACTCCACGCTGTCGCAGCTGGGCTACATGACCGTGGCGCTGGGCGCGTCGGCCTACTCGGTCGCGATCTTCCACCTGATGACGCACGCGTTCTTCAAGGCGCTGCTGTTCCTGGGCGCGGGCTCGGTCATCATCGGCATGCACCACGACCAGGACATCCGCAACATGGGCGGCCTGCGCAAGTACATGCCCATCACCTGGATCACCTTCCTGCTGGGCACGCTGGCCCTGGTCGGCACGCCGTTCTTCTCGGGTTTCTACTCGAAGGAAAACATCATCGAAGCCGCCGGCCACGCCAACGTGTGGGGCGCGAGCTTTGCGTACTACGCGGTGCTGATCGGCGTGTTCGTCACCTCGCTGTACTCGTTCCGCGTTTACTTCCTGGTCTTCCACGGCAAGGAACGCTTCGATACGTCCGACCACGGCCACGGCCATGACGCGCACGGCCACGGTCATGACGACCACGGCCACGTCGACCACGGCCATGGCCACCACGGCGGCAAGCCGCACGAGTCGCCCTGGGTGGTCACGCTGCCGCTGGTGCTGCTGGCGATCCCGTCCGTGCTGATCGGCGCCTGGGCGGTTGACCCGATGGTCTTCGGCAAGTTCTTCGAAGGCACCATCAAGGTGCTGCCGCTGCAGCATCCGGCCATGCACGTGCTGAGCGAGGAATGGCACGGCTGGGTCGCCTACGGCCTGCATGCCTTCCAGACCCTGCCGTTCTGGCTGGTCGTGGCTGGCTTCGTCATCTCCTGGTACTGCTACCTGATCAATCCCAAGGTTCCGGCCGCCATCAAGTCCAGCCTGTCGGGCGTGAACAAGGTGCTCGAGAACAAGTACTACGTGGACTGGTTCAACGAGCAGGTGATCGCGCGCGGCTTGCGCTGCCTGGGCCGCGGCCTGTGGCAGACCGGCGATCGCGGCATCATCGACGGCATCCTGATCAACGGTAGCGCCCGCCTGGTGGGCTGGGTGGCAGCCATCAGCCGCCACCTGCAGTCCGGCTTCATCTATCACTATGCGTTCGCAATGATCATCGGCGTCATGGCGCTGGTGACTTTCTTTGTGCTGATTCCCCAATGATGGCAAGCGAGATGGCATCCAACACTTTTCCCTGGCTCACGCTTGCGATCTTTGTCCCGATCGTATTCGGCCTGCTGGTGCTGGCGGTGGGCCGCGACGATCGTCCCGGCCTGACCCGCGGCCTGTCGCTGGTCGGCTCGATCGCCGGCTTCCTGGTCACGATTCCGCTCTACACGGGTTTTGATTCCTCCACGGCTGCCATGCAGTTCGTCGAGAAGACCTCCTGGATCGAGGCCTTCAACGTCAACTACCACCTGGGCATCGACGGCATTTCGCTCTGGTTCGTGCTCCTGACCGCGTTCATCACCATCATCGTGGTGCTGGCGGGCTGGGAAGTCATCACCAGCCGCGTCGCGCAATACATGGCCGCCTTCCTGATCCTGTCGGGTCTGATGGTGGGCGTGTTCTGCGCGCTGGACGGCATGCTGTTCTACGTGTTCTTCGAAGCCACGCTGATCCCGATGTACATCATCATCGGCGTCTGGGGCGGACCGAACCGCGTGTATGCGGCGTTCAAGTTCTTCCTGTACACCCTGATGGGTTCGCTGCTGACGCTGGTGGCGTTCGTGTACCTCTGGAACGTCTCGGGCGGTTCGTTCGACATCCTGACCTGGCAGCAGACCAAGCTGGGCTACACCCCGCAGATCCTGATCTTCGTGGCGCTGCTGGCGGCCTTCGCGGTCAAGGTGCCGATGTGGCCGGTCCACACGTGGTTGCCCGACGCCCACGTCGAAGCGCCCACGGGCGGTTCCATCGTCCTGGCCGCGATCATGCTGAAGCTGGGCGCCTACGGCTTCCTGCGCTTCTCGCTGCCGATCGCGCCTGATGCCTCGCACAGCCTGGCCGGCCTGATGATCACGCTGTCGCTGATCGCCGTGATCTACATCGGCCTGGTCGCGATCGTGCAGGACGACATGAAGAAGCTGGTGGCCTATTCGTCGGTCGCGCACATGGGCTTCGTCACGCTGGGCTTCTTCATCTTCAACACGGCCGGCGTCGAAGGCGCCATCGTGCAGATGATCTCGCACGGCTTCGTGTCGGGCGCCATGTTCATGTGTATCGGCGTGCTCTATGACCGCATGCACTCGCGCCGCATCGCCGACTACGGCGGCGTGGTCAACGTGATGCCGCGCTTTGCCACGTTCTTCATCCTGTTCTCGATGGCCAACAGCGGCCTGCCGGCCACCAGCGGTTTCGTCGGCGAATTCATGGTGATCATGGGCGCGGTCCAGCACAATTTCTGGATCGGCCTCCTGGCAGCCACCGCCCTGATCCTGGGCGCGGCGTATTCGCTGTGGATGGTCAAGCGCGTCGTCCTGGGCGATGTCGCCAACGACCACGTGCGCGAGCTGACCGATATCAATCGCCGCGAATTCGTGATTCTTGGCGTGATGGCGATCGCCGTGTTGTACATGGGGATCTATCCCAAGCCCTTTACCGACGTGATGCACGTGTCGGTCGAGGCCCTGCTGCAACACGTTGCCGTCTCGAAACTGTAAGACAAGACAATGATGCAATCCCAAATCGATTTCGCCCTGGCGACACCGGAAATCCTTCTGCTGATTTTCGGCCTGGCTATCCTGCTCATCGACGCGGTCAGCAATCACCCCGAGCGCAAGCCGACGTTCCTGCTGACCATGCTTGCCCTGGGCGTGCTGACCGTCGTGTCCGCCGTGCAATGGAAGAACGGCGTGGCGGGTTCGACGTTCAACGGGCTGTACGTCACCGACGAGCTGTCGCATCTGCTGAAGATCGCCTCCTACGTCGCGGTCGCCGTGACGCTGATCTACGGCCGGGTCTATGCGCAGGTGCGTGACATGGTCAAGGGCGGTGAACTGTACGTCCTGACCCTGTTCGCGCTGCTGGGCCAGATGGTGATGATCTCCTCCGGGAACCTGATCTCCATCTACCTCGGGCTGGAACTGATGTCGCTGGCGCTGTACGCGCTGATCGCCCTGCGCCGCGACAACGTCGTGGCCACCGAAGCTGCCATGAAGTACTTCGTGCTGGGCGCGCTGGCCTCGGGCTTCCTGCTGTACGGCATGTCGATGATCTACGGCGCGACGGGTCACCTGGACCTGGCCGAGATCTCCAAGGTCATCGCCGCCGGCAAGGCCGAGAAGATGGCGCTGGTGTTCGGCATCGTGTTCCTGGTGTCGGGCCTGGCGTTCAAGCTGGGCGCCGTGCCGTTCCACATGTGGGTGCCTGACGTCTACCAGGGTTCGCCGACCGCCGTCACCCTGATCCTGGGCGGCGCGCCCAAGCTGGCCGCCTTCGCGATCACGCTGCGCCTGCTGGTGGACGGCCTGCACGGGCTGGCCGCCGACTGGCAGCCCATGCTCATGATCCTGGCCGTCCTGTCGCTGGCCATCGGCAACCTGACCGCCATCGCGCAGACGAACTTCAAGCGCATGCTGGCGTACTCGACCATCTCGCACATGGGCTTCGTGCTGCTGGGCCTGATGTCGGGCTCGGTCGCGGGCAAGCCGGAACTGTCGTCCGCCGCCTACGGCGCGTCGCTGTTCTACATGCTGACCTACGTGCTGACCACGCTGGCCAGCTTCGGCATCGTGCTGCTGCTGTCGCGCCAAGGTTTCGAGTGCGAGCACATCGACGACCTGAAGGGCCTGAACCGCCGCAGCCCGTGGCATGCCGCCATCGTGCTGCTGCTGATGTTCTCGCTGGCCGGCATCCCGCCGCTGGTGGGCTTCTACGCCAAGCTGGCCGTGCTCCAGGCCCTGGTGAGCGCCGGTCATATTTCCCTGGCCGTGGTGGCGGTGCTGTTCTCGCTGATCGGCGCGTTCTACTACCTGCGCGTGGTCAAGGTCGTGTACTTCGACGAGCCGGCGGCCGACGCCGCGCCGATGGTGGCCACCGCTGGCCAGCGCGGCGTGCTGTCGATCAACGGCGCCCTGATCCTGGTGCTGGGCCTGCTGCCCGGCGGCCTGATGGCGCTGTGCGTGCAGGCCATCCGCTCGTCGCTGACCCTGTAAGGGACGGATCACAGCCATGAACCAGACGCTGGCGGTATGGCTGTTGATCGCGCTGGCGCTCGTCAGCGCGAACCTTCCCTTTCTGACCGAACGCGTGTTTGCCGTGCTGCCCTGGAAGCAGGGCGGCGCCACGGCGGTCAAGCCCTTCTGGGTCCGCCTGGTCGAAGTCCTGGTTTTCTACGCGATCGTCGGCGCGCTGGGATTTGCGTTTGAATCCGCGCTGGGCAACCGCTTTGCCCAGACCTGGGAGTTCTACGCGATCACGCTCAGTTTGTACCTGGTGCTGGCCTATCCCGGGTTCGTGTACCGGTATCTGTTCAAGCGGCACCCTCGCTTGCGCGTTTGAAGACGCGGCAAGACCCTTAAACGCCCCGCCAGGGGCGTTTTTTCATTTGCTCATGGAAAGCTGTGGAACGTGCCTGGCGCAGCCTGTGGCGCGTTCTGGCGCGTCGGGCTGCAGGGCTGAGACGCCTATCCCTGGCTGGTACGAGCGGGGCCGTTCATGCGGGCAGGGGCGGACCGAAGACGAGCCCTGCGCCCCGCGCGCCTTCGATCGCCGGCCCCGATCCGCCCCCAAAAATTGAGCATTCGAAATACGTCGAAAGTTCGCCCAGCAGTGTTGTTTTTTCATCTTTCGGATGAGCGGAATCGAATCATTCAGGTTTCATTCAGCCTCCCAGTTCAGAATCGCAAACGACAAAAAAACAAGAATCGTTGCTATTCACATTCTGGAGAAGTTGGTTTGAAGCCCCAAGATTCGTATTCGCTGAATACGCTCGCCACGTCGCTGGCCGCCGCCATCGCGGCGCCGGCGTTGTTCGTCAGCCCCTATGCCGCAGCGCAGTCCGCCGACACCGGCGTGACCCAGTTGTCCCCGGTCCGTGTCGAGGGCGAAGGCTCTCCCTACCAGACGTCCACGGCTCAGTCGCCCAAGTTGACGGCGCCCTTGCTGGATACGCCGCGCACGGTGCAGGTCGTGCCCCAGCAGGTGATCCAGGACCAGGCCGCTTCGTCGCTTCAGGATGTGCTGCGCAACTCGCCCGGCATCACCTTCGGCGCCGGCGAAGGCGGCCGGCCGGGCGGCGACCTGCCCATCATCCGCGGGCAGAATTCCGCGGGGAGCATCTTCCTGGACGGC includes:
- the nuoI gene encoding NADH-quinone oxidoreductase subunit NuoI, producing the protein MEAIKDFFGSLMLTELLKGMRLTGKYFFKRKVTLRYPQEKTPASPRFRGLHALRRYPNGEERCIACKLCEAVCPALAITIESDQRDDGTRRTTRYDIDLTKCIFCGFCEESCPVDSIVETHIHEYHGEKRGDLYFTKDMLLAVGDRYEADIARRRAEDAPYR
- the nuoN gene encoding NADH-quinone oxidoreductase subunit NuoN — translated: MMQSQIDFALATPEILLLIFGLAILLIDAVSNHPERKPTFLLTMLALGVLTVVSAVQWKNGVAGSTFNGLYVTDELSHLLKIASYVAVAVTLIYGRVYAQVRDMVKGGELYVLTLFALLGQMVMISSGNLISIYLGLELMSLALYALIALRRDNVVATEAAMKYFVLGALASGFLLYGMSMIYGATGHLDLAEISKVIAAGKAEKMALVFGIVFLVSGLAFKLGAVPFHMWVPDVYQGSPTAVTLILGGAPKLAAFAITLRLLVDGLHGLAADWQPMLMILAVLSLAIGNLTAIAQTNFKRMLAYSTISHMGFVLLGLMSGSVAGKPELSSAAYGASLFYMLTYVLTTLASFGIVLLLSRQGFECEHIDDLKGLNRRSPWHAAIVLLLMFSLAGIPPLVGFYAKLAVLQALVSAGHISLAVVAVLFSLIGAFYYLRVVKVVYFDEPAADAAPMVATAGQRGVLSINGALILVLGLLPGGLMALCVQAIRSSLTL
- the nuoL gene encoding NADH-quinone oxidoreductase subunit L is translated as MSSSPNLYLLIALAPLAGAILAGLFGTGFLGRPIGRRASHVITILGVLISAIGSVVVLGDVLNGLRFDGAVYTWSLIGQTKLEIGFLIDPLSAMMMVVVTSVSLMVHIYTIGYMADDPGYQRFFSYISLFTFSMLMLVMSNNMVQLFFGWEAVGLVSYLLIGFWYTRPTAIFANMKAFLINRVGDFGFVLGIGLLFAYAGTMNYGEVFAQADKLAGMTLPGSDWMLLTVACICLFIGAMGKSAQVPLHAWLPDSMEGPTPISALIHAATMVTAGIFMVARFSPLFELSDTALSFIIVIGAIGALFLGILGIIQNDIKRVVAYSTLSQLGYMTVALGASAYSVAIFHLMTHAFFKALLFLGAGSVIIGMHHDQDIRNMGGLRKYMPITWITFLLGTLALVGTPFFSGFYSKENIIEAAGHANVWGASFAYYAVLIGVFVTSLYSFRVYFLVFHGKERFDTSDHGHGHDAHGHGHDDHGHVDHGHGHHGGKPHESPWVVTLPLVLLAIPSVLIGAWAVDPMVFGKFFEGTIKVLPLQHPAMHVLSEEWHGWVAYGLHAFQTLPFWLVVAGFVISWYCYLINPKVPAAIKSSLSGVNKVLENKYYVDWFNEQVIARGLRCLGRGLWQTGDRGIIDGILINGSARLVGWVAAISRHLQSGFIYHYAFAMIIGVMALVTFFVLIPQ
- a CDS encoding NADH-quinone oxidoreductase subunit M, encoding MMASEMASNTFPWLTLAIFVPIVFGLLVLAVGRDDRPGLTRGLSLVGSIAGFLVTIPLYTGFDSSTAAMQFVEKTSWIEAFNVNYHLGIDGISLWFVLLTAFITIIVVLAGWEVITSRVAQYMAAFLILSGLMVGVFCALDGMLFYVFFEATLIPMYIIIGVWGGPNRVYAAFKFFLYTLMGSLLTLVAFVYLWNVSGGSFDILTWQQTKLGYTPQILIFVALLAAFAVKVPMWPVHTWLPDAHVEAPTGGSIVLAAIMLKLGAYGFLRFSLPIAPDASHSLAGLMITLSLIAVIYIGLVAIVQDDMKKLVAYSSVAHMGFVTLGFFIFNTAGVEGAIVQMISHGFVSGAMFMCIGVLYDRMHSRRIADYGGVVNVMPRFATFFILFSMANSGLPATSGFVGEFMVIMGAVQHNFWIGLLAATALILGAAYSLWMVKRVVLGDVANDHVRELTDINRREFVILGVMAIAVLYMGIYPKPFTDVMHVSVEALLQHVAVSKL
- the nuoG gene encoding NADH-quinone oxidoreductase subunit NuoG, whose translation is MVELTVDGNKVEVPEGSMVMHAAQKVGLYVPHFCYHKKLSIAANCRMCLVEVEKAPKALPACATPVTNGMVVHTCSEKARAAQKSVMEFLLINHPLDCPICDQGGECQLQDLAVGYGGSSSRYQEEKRVVFHKDLGPLVSAEEMSRCIHCTRCVRFGQEIAGVMELGMLGRGEHSEITTFVGRSIESELSGNMIDICPVGALTSKPFRYSARTWELARRRSVSPHDSLGANLVVQVKGDRVMRVVPFEDEAVNECWISDRDRFSYEGLNSEDRLSAPMIKGADGKWQEASWADALQAVAQGLSRVRDSFGAGQIGALASEYATTEEYALLGRLVRALGSENIDFRLRQTDPAFDAALTGAPWLGMPIAELDNLDRVLVVGSFLRKDHPLMAQRLRQAAKRGTQVLMVDSAADDPLLPVTARITVAPSELARALAEVAVALAQAKEQAVPAEFASVTPGENAKLIAASLASGANTAVLMGNLAVASAQATTLAANGRAVADLAGGKFGFLTSGGNTVGGYLAGAIPGKGGKTAAAMLAEPLKAYVVLHAEPLLDADNGQQAIAALRGAQFAVALTPYRSAAAEWADVMLPVSPFTETSGTFVNAQGLAQSFKGTVTPFGQTRPGWKVLRVLGNVLHLAGFDDETSESVRDAVLAGGIEGRLSNDIKAPLGLGQALTGLERVADVPIYRTDAMVRRSEPLQASPASKKPAAAMNGRTLTSLGLTAGVKVRVSGGQGAVELETVQDDAVADRAVRISAAFETTAALGGAFGQISVERA
- the nuoK gene encoding NADH-quinone oxidoreductase subunit NuoK; its protein translation is MTLTLAHYLILGAILFAIGIFGIFLNRRNLIILLMSIELVLLAVNMNFVAFSSWFGDTAGQVFVFFILTVAAAEAAIGLAILVLLFRNLNTINVDELDRLKG
- the nuoH gene encoding NADH-quinone oxidoreductase subunit NuoH → MEWLNVLESHGQALLGPTVWMVLWTLIKIVVIAVPIILCVAYLTYWERKMIGAMHVRMGPNRVGFKGLLQPFADVFKLLTKEVVVPSQANKVLFIVAPVVTLMPALAAWAVVPFGPDVVLANVNAGLLYIMAITSIGVYGVIVAGWASNSKYAFLGALRASAQMLSYELAIGFVLVTVLLVSGSLNMSEIVNVQNRGWFAEKGLTFMSWNWLPLLPLFVIYVISAVAETNRHPFDVVEGESEIVAGHMVEYSGMAFALFFLGEYANMILLSCMASIMFLGGWASPIDIAPLTWIPGWIWLGLKTFVVVSLFVWFRASFPRYRYDQIMRLGWKIFIPLTGVWLVVVAIWMQTPWNIWR
- a CDS encoding DUF2818 family protein, with translation MNQTLAVWLLIALALVSANLPFLTERVFAVLPWKQGGATAVKPFWVRLVEVLVFYAIVGALGFAFESALGNRFAQTWEFYAITLSLYLVLAYPGFVYRYLFKRHPRLRV
- a CDS encoding NADH-quinone oxidoreductase subunit J, encoding MTFTTVLFYILAAVLVIAAFRVITARSAVTAVLHLILAFANAAMLWMLLGAEFLALLLVLVYVGAVMVLFLFVVMMLDIRMDTLRQGMKTYLPLGLVIGLVLVLEVSFVLGSIWYGSGPQAQLASDYNNARALGEAMYTQYVYAVEVGAALLLVGMVAAIALTLRRRRDVKYNDPVAAVRVRSKDRFRMVSMPAQSERAQAKRDASNGVAAPQGEKE